In one window of Ruminococcus albus AD2013 DNA:
- a CDS encoding transporter substrate-binding domain-containing protein, with protein sequence MTLLKNHKRITATVLLAAILINIIMPVMAFADRQEQKTVRVGWFDSAMCYYDKFGRRCGVDYEYHQKLSAYTGWNYEYVEGSWPVLFEMLQNGEIDLLSDVSYKPEREEFMYFPDLPMGTEAYYIYVGSDNTEIKANDLTTFNGKKIGVNKGSFQEELLREWVEKNGITTEVIPLTDTEDGSMEKIIRKEIDGIATVFTYDYNRDAVPVIRIGGSDYYYAVSKSRPDLLEELNTALAHIQDDDPYFNERLSKERVYYNTTNALLSAEQEDWLEKHGEIRIGYREDYFPFCWKDEKTGELTGALKDYLTHAENTLNSPNLKFKTIPYDSLTTALEALDAGEIDCVFPLCMSSYDAEQSGIMLTDTAMDSEMQAVMRKSDSRTLSSDSQIVFAVNENMINPESFIKENYPDSEMKFYHGLQACYDAIQKGEADCVLLSSFRVPTEEDKLEKSKLHSVPTGELMELSFAVKRSDLELYAVMNKAVLTTKSNEVNSALASYMVTDQKVSFMQFMKDNWLITVAVLTLLFTVVIFQLVRRMRAEHLADRQRQMLEKASHAAELQQTISSLLDNMPGICLTKDANTGEYLACNQTFADYVHKKDPSEVIGIKAADVFDEDKVRNFAEDDKMVLTMDEPLIYYDNMPDVFGNTVNVKVTKQKYTDVNGRLCILMIYQDVSDSLRISRGKVNSKESYEKARNDGLIFTHIAQALARGFRNLFYVDINSEEFIEYRSDEKDGNLCEVRRGWHFFEEGDDATQIDVYPEDREEVMRAMDRKTLVSALDKNNMFMMTYRMMTDGQPRYVNMKVARIRDDERFIVISMTDIDEQMKHRQAAQRMLEEQIAYSRVSALAGEFLCIYIVEPETGKYRKYSSSAEFDVFDMPAEGEDFLSDLRENSIRVVYPDDKNRVFTALTMDNAMAEVIKNGIFTISYRLMMNDEPRYVQLKAALDDEQDGRRLVVGVNDIDAQVRQEEEYSRRLAQARIEANIDALTGVKNRNAYRVYEERLNAQIEMNRAPDFAITILDLNDLKKINDTQGHKAGDQYIRDACRLICTTFKRSPVFRVGGDEFAVLSQGDDYERIEELLKILNDHNDEAILTGGIVVALGMARYDHNEKVAQVYELADQRMYENKSYLKEKKKQRG encoded by the coding sequence TTGACATTACTGAAGAACCATAAACGTATAACAGCAACAGTCCTGCTTGCAGCTATCCTTATAAATATAATTATGCCTGTAATGGCATTTGCAGATAGACAGGAACAAAAGACAGTCCGTGTGGGCTGGTTTGATTCTGCCATGTGCTATTATGACAAGTTCGGCAGGCGCTGCGGTGTTGATTACGAATATCATCAGAAGCTATCAGCTTACACAGGCTGGAATTATGAATACGTAGAGGGAAGCTGGCCTGTTCTGTTTGAGATGCTCCAAAATGGCGAGATAGATCTGCTGAGTGACGTTTCCTACAAGCCCGAACGAGAGGAATTCATGTATTTCCCCGACCTGCCCATGGGCACCGAGGCTTACTATATCTATGTCGGTTCGGACAACACAGAGATCAAAGCCAATGACCTTACTACCTTCAACGGCAAGAAGATAGGCGTTAACAAAGGCAGTTTTCAGGAAGAACTGCTGAGAGAATGGGTAGAGAAAAACGGCATAACCACCGAGGTAATACCGCTGACGGACACCGAAGACGGATCCATGGAGAAGATCATCAGGAAAGAGATAGACGGCATTGCCACGGTATTCACCTATGATTACAACAGAGATGCTGTCCCCGTCATAAGGATAGGCGGTTCGGATTATTACTATGCGGTCAGCAAGTCCCGCCCCGATCTTCTTGAAGAGCTCAACACGGCTCTGGCACATATACAGGACGATGATCCTTATTTCAACGAGAGATTATCCAAGGAAAGAGTATACTATAATACAACAAATGCTTTGCTTTCGGCTGAACAGGAGGACTGGCTGGAAAAGCACGGCGAGATACGCATAGGTTACAGAGAGGATTATTTTCCTTTCTGCTGGAAAGATGAGAAAACAGGGGAGCTGACAGGTGCCCTTAAAGATTATCTGACACACGCGGAGAATACCCTCAACAGCCCTAACCTTAAATTCAAGACCATACCCTACGATTCGCTTACAACAGCCCTTGAAGCACTTGATGCAGGGGAGATAGACTGTGTTTTCCCTTTGTGCATGAGCAGCTACGATGCCGAACAGTCGGGGATAATGCTGACGGATACCGCAATGGATTCCGAGATGCAGGCAGTTATGCGCAAATCTGACAGCAGGACGTTATCTTCTGATAGCCAAATAGTTTTCGCAGTAAACGAGAACATGATAAATCCCGAAAGCTTCATCAAGGAAAACTATCCCGACAGTGAGATGAAATTCTATCACGGACTTCAGGCTTGCTATGATGCCATACAAAAAGGTGAAGCTGACTGTGTGCTTCTCAGCAGTTTCAGGGTGCCCACCGAAGAGGATAAACTGGAGAAAAGCAAACTGCACTCCGTACCAACGGGTGAGCTGATGGAATTATCCTTTGCGGTAAAAAGATCAGACCTTGAACTCTATGCCGTTATGAACAAAGCGGTGCTGACCACCAAAAGCAACGAAGTCAACAGCGCACTTGCTTCGTATATGGTTACAGATCAAAAAGTATCTTTCATGCAGTTTATGAAAGACAACTGGCTGATAACTGTGGCTGTACTAACATTGCTGTTTACTGTCGTAATATTCCAGCTTGTCAGAAGAATGAGGGCGGAGCATCTTGCTGACAGACAGAGGCAGATGCTTGAAAAGGCATCGCACGCTGCCGAACTCCAGCAGACCATATCTTCGCTGCTTGATAATATGCCCGGAATATGTCTTACAAAGGATGCTAACACAGGAGAATATCTTGCCTGCAACCAGACCTTTGCCGATTATGTCCACAAAAAAGACCCTTCAGAGGTCATAGGGATTAAAGCGGCGGACGTATTTGATGAAGACAAGGTAAGGAACTTTGCCGAAGACGATAAGATGGTGCTGACCATGGATGAGCCCCTTATCTACTATGATAATATGCCCGACGTTTTCGGCAATACCGTGAACGTAAAGGTGACTAAGCAGAAGTACACAGATGTTAACGGCAGACTGTGTATACTGATGATCTATCAGGACGTTTCAGACAGTCTGCGCATCTCCCGCGGCAAGGTGAATTCAAAAGAATCTTACGAAAAGGCAAGGAACGACGGTCTTATATTCACACATATCGCTCAGGCGCTGGCGCGTGGTTTCAGAAACCTGTTCTATGTCGATATCAACAGCGAGGAATTTATCGAGTACCGTTCGGATGAGAAAGACGGAAATCTCTGCGAGGTAAGGCGAGGCTGGCATTTCTTTGAAGAGGGCGATGATGCGACGCAGATAGATGTGTATCCCGAGGACAGGGAAGAAGTGATGAGGGCTATGGACCGCAAAACTCTCGTATCTGCACTTGATAAGAACAATATGTTCATGATGACATACCGCATGATGACGGATGGTCAGCCCAGATATGTAAATATGAAAGTTGCGCGTATACGTGACGATGAGAGATTTATTGTAATCAGTATGACAGACATAGATGAGCAGATGAAGCATAGGCAGGCGGCACAGCGTATGCTGGAGGAACAGATAGCATACAGCAGAGTCAGCGCTCTTGCAGGTGAATTCCTTTGTATCTACATAGTTGAACCCGAAACAGGAAAGTACCGCAAATACAGTTCTTCTGCTGAATTTGATGTTTTCGATATGCCTGCGGAGGGTGAGGATTTCTTATCCGACCTCAGAGAGAATTCCATAAGGGTGGTATACCCCGATGACAAGAACCGTGTCTTTACAGCTCTGACGATGGATAACGCCATGGCGGAAGTTATCAAAAACGGAATATTTACCATAAGTTACCGCCTTATGATGAACGATGAGCCAAGGTATGTACAGCTGAAAGCCGCTCTTGATGATGAACAGGACGGCAGGCGGCTGGTTGTCGGTGTCAATGATATAGATGCTCAGGTCCGTCAGGAGGAAGAATACAGCAGACGTCTTGCACAAGCGAGGATAGAGGCTAACATCGATGCGCTGACAGGGGTCAAGAACAGGAACGCCTACCGCGTATACGAAGAAAGGCTCAATGCACAGATAGAGATGAATCGCGCCCCTGATTTTGCTATAACAATCCTCGACCTGAATGACCTGAAAAAGATCAACGATACTCAGGGACACAAGGCGGGAGATCAGTACATAAGAGATGCCTGTAGGCTTATCTGTACCACATTCAAGCGCAGCCCCGTGTTCCGTGTA
- a CDS encoding amino acid permease yields the protein MESSDNIKYLGIFGAWALSFGCSVGWGSFVMPGTTFLPIAGPVGSAIGLGLAGMVMLVLAVNFHYLMNRYPECGGIYTYTKKAFGYDHGFLGAWFMIITYIAIIWANATALPLIARTVLGDTFRFGYLYSIAGYEIYIGEIILSGMALAVAALVCFSRKISALVQVFMAGLLFAGVLICFVGVLSSKGCTANFYPPYPPDSSHSGGVFTIFALAPWAFVGFESITHSAEEAKFSLKRSFVIMLTSLMTAAAVYVFLVLLAVKALPDDCGSWTDYIGSLDKYTGKASLPTFFAANKALGDKGTFILGASALGAIFTGLVGNYIALSRLLCSLSADGLFPTWVGRKSKAHVPKNAIISILALSLVLPFFGRTAISWIVDITTVGATIAYALASAAAFRLAREDNDRIRAAVGMAGMVISILFALEFLIPNLLSIKTLSLESYFILTIWSILGFVYFRTFLNRDNEGRMGHSILPWIILLGLIIFTSSVWLRQTTDKALERSETVLKEYYSVEENESDEDHIDDEMKSVGRSLDNASAVQIVLICFSLFNLLRIYSALQKREKQMGVEKALAEASSRAKTSFLSNMSHEIRTPMNTIIGLDTIALREPDLPQKTREHLERIGASANHLLSIINDILDMGRIESGRMVLNNEEFSFDGFLEQINIIINGQCQDKGLNYECRIVGDMAEYYIGDDLKLRQVMINILGNAVKFTDKSGSVTLTVEEVSRADGVCTLRFTVKDTGIGMDKEYIPKIFERFSQEDATTTNKYGGSGLGMAITINYVEMMGGEIHVESEKGVGSVFIVTVKLGVCERKSEDITAEEVIGRRADILSGRRVLIAEDIEQNAEILADILELEGIESEHAKNGREAVEMFSGCDEGHFDAILMDVRMPEMDGLTATKRIRALERPDAGTIPIIAMTANVFEEDAERSLEAGMDAHLFKPIEPEKMFDTMARLISSSDKAQQDS from the coding sequence ATGGAGAGTTCCGACAATATAAAATATCTCGGTATATTCGGGGCATGGGCATTGTCCTTTGGATGTAGTGTGGGCTGGGGCTCATTCGTTATGCCCGGCACAACATTCCTGCCCATAGCGGGACCTGTTGGTTCAGCCATCGGGCTTGGTCTGGCCGGCATGGTGATGCTGGTGCTTGCTGTAAATTTTCATTACCTTATGAATCGCTATCCCGAATGCGGCGGTATATATACCTATACCAAAAAGGCTTTCGGCTACGACCACGGATTTCTCGGGGCGTGGTTCATGATAATTACGTATATAGCTATAATCTGGGCTAATGCGACTGCTCTGCCGCTTATCGCAAGGACAGTGCTGGGCGATACTTTCCGTTTCGGTTACCTTTATTCCATAGCAGGATATGAGATATACATTGGTGAGATAATCCTTTCGGGAATGGCTCTTGCGGTTGCGGCACTGGTTTGCTTTTCAAGAAAAATCTCGGCATTGGTGCAGGTGTTTATGGCGGGGCTGCTTTTCGCCGGCGTTTTGATATGCTTCGTGGGTGTACTGTCATCAAAGGGCTGTACAGCGAATTTTTATCCGCCTTATCCTCCTGACAGTTCTCACTCGGGAGGAGTTTTCACTATATTTGCCCTTGCACCATGGGCTTTTGTCGGGTTTGAATCAATAACACATTCAGCTGAGGAAGCGAAGTTTTCACTGAAAAGATCCTTTGTGATAATGCTGACCTCGCTGATGACAGCTGCGGCGGTTTATGTGTTCCTTGTATTGCTGGCAGTAAAGGCTCTTCCCGATGACTGCGGCTCATGGACGGACTATATCGGTTCACTTGACAAATACACGGGCAAAGCTTCTCTTCCCACTTTTTTTGCGGCGAACAAAGCACTCGGCGATAAAGGCACATTCATACTTGGTGCGTCTGCACTGGGTGCGATATTCACGGGTCTGGTCGGAAATTACATAGCCCTCAGCAGACTTTTATGTTCTCTTTCCGCTGACGGACTTTTTCCAACATGGGTTGGTAGAAAAAGCAAGGCTCATGTGCCGAAAAATGCAATAATATCCATACTTGCATTATCACTTGTACTACCGTTCTTCGGAAGAACTGCTATCAGCTGGATTGTTGATATTACCACTGTTGGTGCAACTATAGCCTATGCTCTTGCATCGGCAGCGGCTTTCAGGCTTGCTCGTGAGGATAATGATAGAATAAGAGCAGCAGTTGGCATGGCGGGTATGGTGATATCCATACTTTTTGCGCTGGAATTCCTGATTCCTAACCTGCTTTCAATAAAAACTCTTTCTCTTGAATCTTATTTTATACTGACTATCTGGAGCATACTGGGCTTCGTGTATTTCCGAACTTTCCTGAATCGTGACAACGAGGGCAGGATGGGACATTCGATCCTCCCATGGATAATACTTCTGGGACTTATAATATTCACATCAAGCGTATGGCTCCGCCAGACCACAGATAAAGCACTTGAACGTTCGGAAACGGTGTTGAAGGAGTACTATTCGGTGGAGGAGAACGAGTCTGACGAAGACCATATTGACGATGAGATGAAAAGTGTTGGAAGATCGCTGGATAATGCCAGCGCAGTGCAGATAGTGCTGATATGCTTCTCACTTTTCAATCTTCTCAGGATATACAGTGCACTGCAAAAGCGTGAAAAGCAGATGGGCGTGGAAAAGGCTCTGGCAGAAGCGAGCAGCCGTGCAAAGACCAGCTTCCTTTCCAACATGAGCCACGAGATACGAACCCCAATGAATACCATCATAGGGCTTGATACCATCGCTCTGCGTGAACCCGATCTTCCGCAGAAAACAAGAGAGCATCTTGAAAGGATAGGTGCAAGCGCCAACCATCTGCTGAGTATAATAAATGATATCCTCGATATGGGACGTATAGAATCGGGCAGGATGGTACTTAATAATGAGGAATTCTCATTCGATGGATTCCTGGAGCAGATAAATATCATCATTAACGGTCAGTGTCAGGACAAGGGTCTGAACTATGAATGCAGGATCGTTGGTGATATGGCTGAATACTACATCGGCGATGACCTGAAACTCAGGCAGGTGATGATAAACATTCTCGGCAATGCCGTTAAATTTACAGATAAATCGGGAAGTGTGACTCTTACTGTTGAGGAGGTATCACGGGCGGATGGAGTATGCACTCTGAGATTCACCGTAAAGGACACAGGTATCGGCATGGACAAGGAATATATCCCGAAGATATTCGAGCGCTTTTCTCAGGAAGATGCTACCACTACGAACAAGTACGGCGGAAGCGGTCTCGGAATGGCTATCACGATAAATTACGTTGAAATGATGGGCGGCGAGATTCATGTTGAGAGCGAAAAAGGAGTAGGTTCAGTATTTATCGTTACCGTGAAGCTGGGAGTCTGTGAGCGAAAGTCAGAGGATATCACAGCTGAGGAAGTCATAGGCAGGAGAGCGGATATTTTGTCGGGACGCAGGGTGCTCATCGCTGAGGACATTGAACAGAATGCGGAGATACTGGCTGATATTCTTGAACTGGAGGGGATTGAGTCCGAGCACGCAAAAAACGGCAGGGAAGCTGTGGAGATGTTCAGCGGATGCGACGAAGGCCACTTTGACGCTATTCTCATGGACGTTCGTATGCCCGAGATGGACGGACTTACAGCGACGAAAAGGATACGCGCTCTGGAACGGCCTGATGCGGGAACGATACCTATCATCGCAATGACGGCGAATGTATTTGAAGAAGATGCAGAACGCTCCCTTGAAGCGGGCATGGACGCCCATCTTTTCAAACCCATAGAACCCGAAAAAATGTTTGATACAATGGCTCGCCTGATATCATCATCTGATAAGGCGCAGCAAGATAGCTGA
- a CDS encoding Hpt domain-containing protein, giving the protein MTLQELYYEIGGDYEQAMRVLRMEKLVDKHIRKMRTNLVVEELIDAGDRIEPSKIFETAHAMKGVCANLGLVGLAGMASELAEEFRPGNRRRLSDEEVKTRIAKIDEAYKRTSDRIRRYEEG; this is encoded by the coding sequence ATGACGTTACAGGAATTGTATTATGAGATAGGCGGAGATTACGAGCAGGCAATGCGTGTGCTCCGCATGGAAAAGCTTGTAGATAAACATATCAGAAAAATGAGGACTAATCTAGTGGTGGAAGAGCTTATTGATGCCGGAGATCGGATTGAACCTTCAAAGATATTTGAAACGGCTCATGCTATGAAGGGCGTTTGTGCAAATCTGGGACTTGTTGGGCTTGCGGGAATGGCTTCGGAGTTAGCGGAGGAATTCCGTCCCGGCAACAGGAGAAGACTTTCAGACGAGGAAGTTAAGACTAGGATAGCAAAGATAGATGAAGCTTATAAAAGAACATCTGACCGCATACGCAGATACGAAGAGGGCTGA
- a CDS encoding putative bifunctional diguanylate cyclase/phosphodiesterase, protein MIRSNNMQRPKKVLIVDDQEINRDALEIIMENDYDIIFAENGVQALDLMRRHKNELSAVMLDLIMPVMDGYEVLKTIQADEEFQGIPVIVMTSYEEAELEALRLGAADFITKPFVLHEVILARVARIIELNEGRRLISSAEKDELTDLYSKNFFFEYAERLFSNHPELQMDAIVLNIEQFHTVNALYGREFGDKVLKTMGSIIKDFLREKEGIASRFDADRFAVYCTHCDDHRAVLDRFQAKMDEFSPGVRVHLRMGVDERTEDVEPVLLIDRARTACIMARSDFRNPLRKYNEDILKKELFDQKLLGDLRNALADGQFRVYYQPKYDIRSEPPRLMSAEALVRWEHPELGMIPPGTFIPLFEGNGLITLVDNYVWEETAKQVAMWRNKFRFTLPVSVNISRADIFDPDLTERLCRLITNNGLEYCDIKLEVTESAYSQDADRLLGLIHTLRKIGFEIEMDDFGAGYSSLNMLSSMPIDVLKMDMSFVRNIENSETDLRLMKLILDIAGNLKLSVVAEGVETEGQLKLLRDADCDLVQGYYFSRPVPANEFEEFIRKEREQRVS, encoded by the coding sequence GATCAACAGAGATGCTCTGGAAATCATCATGGAGAATGATTATGATATCATTTTCGCAGAAAACGGAGTGCAGGCTTTAGACCTTATGCGCCGCCATAAAAATGAATTATCCGCAGTTATGCTTGATCTTATCATGCCTGTGATGGACGGTTATGAGGTACTTAAAACCATTCAGGCTGATGAAGAATTTCAAGGCATACCTGTGATAGTCATGACCTCCTACGAGGAGGCAGAACTTGAAGCTTTGAGGCTGGGTGCGGCAGATTTCATCACTAAGCCTTTTGTCCTACACGAGGTCATACTTGCCCGTGTAGCCAGGATAATCGAGCTGAATGAGGGGCGCAGGCTGATATCATCGGCAGAAAAGGACGAACTGACAGATCTTTACAGCAAGAATTTCTTTTTTGAATACGCCGAGCGTCTGTTCAGCAATCACCCTGAACTTCAGATGGATGCAATTGTATTGAATATCGAGCAGTTTCACACTGTGAATGCTTTATACGGCAGAGAATTCGGCGATAAGGTGCTTAAGACCATGGGAAGTATCATAAAAGATTTTCTGAGAGAAAAAGAGGGAATCGCCAGTCGTTTCGATGCTGACAGATTTGCAGTATACTGCACCCACTGTGATGATCACAGGGCTGTGCTGGACAGATTTCAGGCAAAGATGGACGAGTTTTCTCCCGGTGTAAGGGTGCATCTGAGAATGGGCGTGGACGAGCGAACCGAGGACGTTGAGCCTGTACTGCTTATCGACAGGGCGCGAACCGCCTGCATAATGGCACGGAGCGACTTCCGCAACCCGCTGAGGAAATACAACGAAGATATCCTTAAAAAGGAGCTCTTCGACCAGAAGCTTCTGGGCGATCTTCGCAATGCGCTGGCAGATGGTCAGTTTAGGGTTTATTATCAGCCGAAATACGATATTCGCAGTGAACCGCCGAGACTCATGAGCGCAGAGGCACTGGTGCGGTGGGAACACCCGGAGCTCGGTATGATACCTCCCGGCACGTTTATACCGCTGTTTGAGGGCAACGGGCTGATAACTCTGGTCGATAACTACGTGTGGGAGGAGACTGCAAAGCAGGTAGCGATGTGGAGAAACAAGTTCAGGTTTACACTGCCTGTTTCGGTGAATATCTCCCGTGCGGATATTTTCGATCCTGACCTTACCGAAAGGCTTTGCAGGCTCATCACGAATAACGGTCTGGAGTACTGCGACATCAAGCTTGAAGTCACTGAATCAGCCTATTCGCAGGACGCTGACAGACTTCTCGGTCTTATACATACCCTAAGAAAAATTGGTTTTGAGATAGAGATGGACGACTTCGGGGCGGGGTATTCTTCACTGAATATGCTGTCTTCCATGCCCATAGATGTGCTTAAGATGGATATGTCCTTTGTGCGCAATATCGAGAACAGCGAGACCGACCTCAGGCTTATGAAGCTGATACTCGATATCGCGGGAAATCTCAAGCTGAGCGTAGTTGCTGAGGGCGTTGAAACAGAGGGTCAGCTGAAACTTCTAAGGGACGCGGACTGCGACCTTGTTCAGGGATATTACTTTTCGAGACCTGTCCCTGCTAATGAATTTGAAGAGTTTATCCGCAAAGAGCGGGAGCAGAGAGTCAGCTGA